aataataataaaatctatccatttgtattttaactttttgacaaagtACGAGATCCAAATGTTagtttttaacaataaaatatcCAAATGGATAATCAACTAAATTATACGTGATTCAAATAATCTATATTTACATTCCTATTTTTaacttttgacaaaacacaaggtccacaaattaacttaaaaaaatGAAGGGTCCAAATGGGTAAacgactaaaatacaaggttcataATGATGTGAAtccttatagaaaacataaattatatatatttatataataaaatttttataaagaatttttaactttttgaaaaaatgtatgatttaatttataaaaataaagaatcaaaacgagtaatcggccaaaatcgATCCATAAATATGAAAAGATCCATTTATTTTAACATTGGAGTTTGTTGGAAGTTAGAGGAATACTTGGTTAAAAGTTGATATCATCTAGCAATTTATGCTTATGCAATTCCTTCTTCCTCATCTTTTCTTCCATTAGCCACATTGGGGTAGACTTTGTGGTCTTTGTCATGATTGCATTCTTACTGCTACAACCTTGCAATCTCAACATGTTCCTTGTAATAATTCTTGCTTCTTTTGTGGTTGGTCTCGTGATGATGTGTTATATGCTTTGTTCCTCTCTCTTTTCACTATTTAAGTTTGAAAGTTGTTCAGTTTTTGGAGCATTGTTAAGCCTTGCTTCTCGACATTATGCAATCTCTCATTTCTGTTTTGTCTCATACTCTCTTATACTTTCTTCAAATTTATGGTTTTCGGGGAGCATAGGCATGATTCTTCTTTTCAAGATGCACCTATGCTCCTTCAGGCTACCTTGGCAAGAGTGATGCATATAGTTATATTCTTAGGAACATGAGAGTATTGTTATCTATTATATATTTGTAATACGACTCTTCAGCAGGGTCGAAGAGTTTTGAGTCTTAGGAAAACTTAGGGATTATAAGTCATTTTTGTAAAAACTTTCTAAAGAATTAtagtaattttaaaataaattaaaaaaaaaataggctcTTACGCTAAGTGGCTTATGTGGCCCACAAAATAACTCCTAATAGTGTGAGAaagtaaataaatatcatatttttaattttgtagtaaaatagtctaattattttttttaatattacatattatcaaatatgtcatttagcaaattattattttattataaatattttaatattatggtatatgtgtattagttttgttaaattaatttttattttaaagttattttgatttttttccgttttttatgagttgttgaatgatatatcatatcacaaaatacatatgctgagttgaaaaataatataccaataaaacttacaaaattattactaaaaaatatatatactatccTAACAAATTTATATATTaccattcaaatatatataataccatgatacaaaattatatactactatTATGTACAATTTGAtgaaaaaaactaattaaacaaaactaatatatatatataccagtcATATgctcttaaataaataaataaattattaaaaatgacaatttaggtaatcaagAATGTAAAAGGACATTTctcaataatttaaaaaataaggaTATTAATTCttgatgatattgtttttggTCCTATATTATAATTTCTCTTTCATTATTCTAATCAATTAAGAGCATTTGttcatttgtaaaaaaaaaaaaattaatagtacagttttttttttaattatttgggatttattttataattatttaatttttataagtttttcatatattgttaaaaaaaaaaagaaaagtttTTCATATTGTTCTACTTGCAAATTTTATTGGCTGATAGTGCTGCTAGAAAGCAGAAACAGGTGACGATAACGAACACTACAGTCAGTTCGTCCGTACATCAGTGGTGTGAATGCAGGGAGTCGAAGCTTCGAACTACTTCTTTCCCCTATGGAGTTCGACTCTGTGATTGAATTCTCTAATGCTCCCGCTGTATGTGTCTGATTCCACCACATAAATTATTTATCATTTCatatttacttttttttctttttttggttcAATCAGTTGTAATACTCACACTCTTTCGCTTATCTATGGAAAAATGAAGGTTTCTAAAGGTTGCGTTAACGACTGGGAAGCTTTCTCCAAGTGGAAGCCCTCCAATTGTGATCTCGACCATTTGCTGGTAAAATTGCGTGTctgtgttttaattttttaatttgtttattttaaatttagcTTAGGGATAGTACACTTGAGAATTTGGAACCCCATCTCTTagaattgtttttcttttttaatggaAACTTATGAACGGGTAGGACCTTTTGTTGTGGAGGGGTATGCTATCTAAATATGTGTCCATCTACGGTGATCTTAGAAGCCATGAGAGGGTGATTTCATGTTCCTTCCGTTGATGACATTGTAAGCTCTGGAAGCTCATTTTCTGGGATCTTGTTAGCCTCACAACTTACTTTCCCTGCACCTGTATTTTTGTAAGTTCCTTTACCATTTTTCGATTTTATTGGTTTCTGTAAGCAACTTTTGAAAATTTCTGTTGATGGTGCCAGTAGTAATTTTGAATTGGAAAGCCATAGGATAGCATAGTCTGAATCTGTAAGAGAAAACTTTATTTTTGTCATTTTTATGAAAGTTCTTTTATGCTATTTTCTGGAAAATAATAAACCATTATTTTCTTACTATTGAGAAACTTGTGTTCTTTGCAGTGCTTTTTTGGCCTCCTTCTGCCAGTCCCATGTTTTATCCTATGCCTATATCTAGGGAGGCATCAAATCACAGGTAGTATATTTTATGGATTGCTCGTTGGATCTAAATTTCTCTTGCGCACGTCCacttcaagaaaaaaaaatctactgTGATTGGCTGTGTGATAGTAAACAGGGATCCGTTCTTGCTGTCTTCAACGTTTGATTATTTTTTCTTTTCCAATTTTTCTGTTTTTCGGTTTTGTGGCAGTTTGCTTGCCATAGAAAATCCACATTTATTAGTTTATCCACAAGCCAAATGCTTAATGGAGTACTCACAGAAGATTACTCTCCATGAAGACGATGCCCTTTTCATTTCTGAAGGATGATAACTTTTAATTCACATCTATGGAACTGTTTATTTGATTTGGAGCCTTCTTGTTCCTGTTATAATCTTATGTCCTCTTTAAAAAATATTGTCACCATGACCTCTACCTATTCTTGTTTCACGCTCATTATCTGCCATCCTGGTCTCATTTCAATGGTTTATTAAGTTTATGTTCATTTCTATGAGTGTACTGTGAATCCCCTATCTTGAGCAACTTGAATTGATGTGTGCATCTACACGTGCTATGATCCTTGTTATGTGATTTCTTTTCATGGTCATATTTTTCATATTCACTCTATTTTGTTCCTTGAATAGTCTTTCCTGCGATGATTTTATATTTATTGTAAGTTCCACCAAGTGGATAGTGATGATTTTAATTATAGTCGTTAACTTTTGGTGGCGGTACAATCATGGTTTTAAAAAACTACTGAGGCTCACCTCGAGGCAAGGCTATCAAAAAATGCCTCTGAAGATAAGCCTCAGCAGGTTTAGTCAAGGCTTAAACCTCTCATGAGGCTTACGGCTCTGAGGTGTTTGAGGCTTAAACCACACATTGATGAAGTTTTTCAGGATTTTTTAAATGTATTTAGTCTTTATAATTGGGTTTTTTATTCGGGCTTTCATTTTCTGTAAGTATTTTTAACCATTTTTGGCTTTTAAACTTTGTCTATATCACAAAATAAACCCAAACTGCTAGTAGTAGAGTTCTTATTTTCTCCAGCCTCCATCTTTAGAAAATCTCAATAGTGATGATAATGATCATGAATGcagcaaaaaataaaataaaataaaaaagataatgATCATGATCATGAAAATGAGGATTTCTTGGTCTTTTAAGTTATTTAAGACTTTAAGCTCTACTCTTATGTTATAAATTAGACTTTTTAATTTTAAACATTTGATGAATTTAGTTTATGGTTTAAGACTTAGAACCAGTAATTTCATGAATTATATGATTTTCGTTATGCAATTTATGTGaagttttatcatttttatgatgttttatgaAGTTTTTGTTCTTAATGTTGAGGCTTATGCCTTGCCGAGCTAAAGCAAAATGCCTTAGTTCCCTATTAATCTTTTTAAAACTTTGGGTACAATATTATGTTGGGCATGTCAACACATGGATGCCTATTATTTGCGAAGAATATTAAAAAGGTGGTGGTTGATTTCTTTAAATGGAATGAATACTAACTTGATTGCTATTTTTATTTGTTTGGTATGTCATTCCTTCTTTGAATCTAACTTTACATGAAAGATTGGTAGTAGACAGGTAAAAGGTATTTATTTTACTCATATAGTGATATATGTATAGTGTATATGAATCTATCCACACTCAATTTCTATCCGAATAAACCTATTTTAAGTTAGCAGTATATCCGAATGCTGGGGTGAGTCCATGAGATAAACAATATTTCTAGACTGCAGTGTTCCTTGACTTTACAAGGATATCCATTGGAGTGTTCGTACTTTGTTTGCTGAAAATTAAAACATTGGTAAAATATTCTATTAGCTTAGCTTCCTATAAAAGCTTTAGGATTATAACCAGACACCAGTTACCACATTGTCTCTCACATTTATTTGTTGAAGTTACCAAACTGCTTCTAGTAATTAAAATTTAATGATAGCTAATTACTGTGGATTTTTTTTTCCCATTCCAGTTTTCATAAAATTTCTTAA
The genomic region above belongs to Humulus lupulus chromosome 1, drHumLupu1.1, whole genome shotgun sequence and contains:
- the LOC133791430 gene encoding uncharacterized protein LOC133791430, with product MEFDSVIEFSNAPAVSKGCVNDWEAFSKWKPSNCDLDHLLCFFGLLLPVPCFILCLYLGRHQITEQNEVLCKASSAEIQNMKRHTCALIGNETDCSTREFD